The following nucleotide sequence is from Halictus rubicundus isolate RS-2024b chromosome 7, iyHalRubi1_principal, whole genome shotgun sequence.
ATCAATCTAAATTGACTGAATTGAATCATGTTTTTTTTACCTGTCATAGTAATAAGAATTTTCCTGAGGCACATGCATATAGTAGTTCCTCTCCATTCGGTAGCGATCAGGATAATAATAACTATACCTCCTCCGATAAACCAGAGGATCATACTCCCGATCTCTAGGCATGTTCCTATAATAATCATAGTCATCGTATCCTCTGGACACAGGCATGTCTCTAGGGTCCCTGTGATCATAACTGCGCCTATGATGACTGGTAACGAAGTCAGCTCTGCGAGTCTGGTAGCTTCTCGAATTAGGCGACTCTTCGTCCTCCTCTGTCTGCTGGATCATCTGATCCAAGCCTCGATGAGGAAACTCGACGGACAATGATTGCGAGGACCAAGACTCCGGAGAACTCACGCGACCTTCTCGGACGTTTTTCGTGGTTGCGATTTGCTCCATTTTTGTTTCGTTGTCAGCATCCCTTCGGACCCTTGACACGCCACCACCTGCGTTGGCTGTGATGCCTCCGAGGCCGTCATCGGGCCGAAGGACTGTCATCATGATCCCCGTTTGGAAGATCCTATCGTTGATCTCCGAGTCGTCTGTGTCGTCTCGATTTCTGGGCGAGAATGGTAAAAAAGAGTGTATAAAATGTGTGCTCTAAAATTGTTCTAACGTATCTGAGTCTGTTTTGACCCTGAACTTCAAGGACATCTAACTAATCAGGTTCGTTCAATAAAAAGATTGAAATTTAAAtcttgaaaaaaatgttgagGTTGAAATTGTCAAAATACTTTTCTGTTTcatgtgatttttttttatgacacCTGCgctaacatattcgtgacacttttctgattaaaatgagcccaaacacgacacaatttggatcattGTTACTTGTTCAATCCACCATACCggaaaacctcgattatccgaattaatTACAAGTGCATACATATTGGGATAATAGTTACCTAGCTGTAATGCAAGATTAAATCTTTATTGATTTGTCCAATAGATGGCATCGTACATCGATCGCATCAAATTGGTTCGGATattcgaggttccactaaatcctCAATCAAGCGAGTAATCATGTTCCAAACTATGTCgtgcttggactcattttaaccagaaaaatgtcacggatacGCCAATAagaatttcgtaaaaaaattattgtcaaCAAAAAGGTTTCGCCAATTTTTGGAGCAATTGTCAATTGTCTCACTGACATAGATGCTCGTTAAAATTGATATGAACGAATTTTTGTTTGTTGTGTTTCactataaatattttctctGCATATCTTACTCATCTCTGTTCCTCTGCTCATCGTCAGGAGTCAACAGGATTCGTTGGAATCTTTCCTGCGGCTTGTGACCGAGCAAACAAGGCGCCGGAAGACTGTTCGGTTCTATTTGCTCGGCGTTGAGATCGAGTTTGTCGTGTTTGAGATCCGTTTGAGCATTTCCTGGAGAATCTAGACGACCAACGCC
It contains:
- the LOC143355648 gene encoding uncharacterized protein LOC143355648 codes for the protein MRLLLFQLYPLLFFLTGIVASGIGKAWQVLPYATYAWAHPSLPRSDSSAFEVRSVSGVGRLDSPGNAQTDLKHDKLDLNAEQIEPNSLPAPCLLGHKPQERFQRILLTPDDEQRNRDENRDDTDDSEINDRIFQTGIMMTVLRPDDGLGGITANAGGGVSRVRRDADNETKMEQIATTKNVREGRVSSPESWSSQSLSVEFPHRGLDQMIQQTEEDEESPNSRSYQTRRADFVTSHHRRSYDHRDPRDMPVSRGYDDYDYYRNMPRDREYDPLVYRRRYSYYYPDRYRMERNYYMHVPQENSYYYDRYRDEDLDLYRGPRPTPKPKRIIYYATLPEIVRKPVDLRNYPRPYEAPRTPGARDRTYKRIPGNVDPSGYRFRRLYDAYDSYLKRSSFDRPYSYPDEEARRKMAIESLRNNEPIDQSTDRKLANQVSVRDDGKLPWPVQIGTEVSVKDDDRVPGRKIYGDSNGYERFQSAQLQKAPDATGSSELQSDN